A genomic window from Fibrobacterota bacterium includes:
- a CDS encoding ABC transporter substrate-binding protein, protein MDPVGPSKGGATRQMTLDKRKWLWAACIVVVAMAIGWLAFGRSAERTPLRIGINPWPGYEHLYLAKVLGLYKEAGVDVEIVEFNSLLDARRAFERGQIHGLGTTATDIALSLGQSSSAPRIVQVVDFSNGGDLLLADSAIKSFQDLRGKRIGLESGSVSSYVLARALVLNGMNGSDITTIASDQTSLLEEFAKGNIDAIVTYPPFSVKILSTGRARSLFTSAAIPHEVLDVIAFDAGILERRPDDVRGILGAYWKARKAAEDAPRTNVAIMARREGISDSEFAASLRNDIQLVHERDQPSYLGPEGKLKAVLLRADSVLRREGFVKGPPRLDSAVFTDPRLQKDGRSPK, encoded by the coding sequence ATGGATCCCGTCGGACCCAGCAAAGGCGGAGCGACCAGGCAGATGACGTTGGACAAACGAAAATGGCTTTGGGCTGCCTGTATTGTCGTGGTCGCCATGGCAATCGGCTGGCTCGCGTTCGGCAGAAGCGCCGAAAGGACGCCGCTGCGGATCGGAATCAATCCGTGGCCCGGTTACGAACACCTGTACTTGGCCAAGGTCTTGGGCTTGTACAAGGAAGCCGGGGTCGATGTCGAGATCGTCGAGTTCAACTCGCTTTTGGATGCACGTCGCGCCTTCGAGCGCGGACAGATACACGGGCTTGGAACCACCGCCACGGACATCGCCTTGTCCTTGGGACAATCGTCGAGCGCGCCTCGGATCGTGCAGGTGGTGGATTTTTCCAATGGCGGCGATCTGCTCCTGGCTGATTCGGCGATCAAATCCTTCCAGGATCTTCGCGGAAAACGGATCGGCTTGGAATCCGGCTCGGTCAGTTCCTACGTGCTCGCCCGGGCCTTGGTCCTGAACGGAATGAACGGTTCCGACATCACCACGATCGCTTCCGACCAGACCAGCCTGTTGGAGGAGTTCGCCAAAGGGAACATCGACGCCATCGTGACCTACCCGCCATTTTCCGTCAAAATTCTCTCCACCGGCCGCGCTCGCAGCCTCTTCACGTCGGCCGCCATTCCACACGAAGTCCTGGATGTCATCGCTTTCGATGCCGGGATCCTCGAACGGAGGCCCGACGACGTGCGAGGCATCCTCGGCGCCTACTGGAAAGCCCGGAAGGCGGCGGAAGACGCCCCTCGGACCAACGTGGCCATCATGGCGCGCCGGGAGGGAATCTCCGATTCCGAGTTCGCCGCCAGCCTTCGAAACGACATCCAACTCGTCCACGAACGCGATCAGCCGTCGTACCTTGGGCCCGAAGGAAAATTGAAGGCGGTCCTACTCCGTGCGGATTCCGTCCTGCGGCGCGAAGGTTTCGTGAAAGGCCCCCCGAGGCTCGATAGCGCGGTCTTCACCGACCCGAGGCTCCAGAAGGACGGTAGGTCCCCCAAATGA
- a CDS encoding response regulator, with product MRLLPGASIRTRLLVPLAILGAALAVALFVFVFYFAYRSGHRLLDQQARMTSNIAAYASESFTKRGELQRLASALGADPEIRLVLVAAGEPLRVVASSRPGWIGSRVDSLPTDSATRESIRRCLANRSSDQIIDHVGGVHLTSTRLTFHASGPHGPGYVSGILLIQLDASSVLDASWKSSIWMATGSALLLLLVLVGVYFLLSAHVLQPLSRLVGLIRGERTDDSSVEPSSELRSLETAWRESKASSEAALRDLENQKSALDHHAIVSVTDTQGNILYVNDKFCAISGYTREELLGKSHNIVNSGTHTKSFFAEFWKTIQSGRVWTGQLCNRAKDGALYWVWATVVPLLDLEGKPEKFIAIRTDITDQIAKEERLQELNRSLESQKKLALELASKAEAASIAKGEFLANMSHEIRTPMNGVIGMTNLLLREDLTPRQIDRAKIVLESAQTLLALINDILDFSKIEAGKLELVEEDFQLPELLRSLGSFFAPKMKEKEISFRHQLPGNVPHHLRADAGRLRQILMNLVGNALKFTDRGEISVRIEALEENDQGVLLQFSVTDTGIGIEPSRLELLFSSFSQVDTSITRKYGGTGLGLAITKQLAQLMGGNVGVISTPGKGSTFWFTARFRLANPVEAAASNQASEVPGPVFAGLPKARILVADDNEVNRMVCAGILELSGWESESVENGEEALEALRKRPFDLVLLDMQMPILDGLATARRIRAPNSDVLDPTIPILALTANAMARDAQACLDAGMNGVVTKPIDAKLLISTIRSLLLPGPDEASTHPPSADGSRLTGP from the coding sequence ATGAGACTGCTCCCGGGAGCGTCGATCCGGACCCGATTGCTGGTTCCTCTGGCCATCCTGGGAGCGGCACTTGCGGTGGCCTTGTTCGTCTTCGTGTTCTATTTCGCCTACCGGTCCGGCCACCGCCTGTTGGACCAGCAGGCGAGAATGACCTCGAACATCGCGGCCTACGCAAGCGAATCCTTCACCAAACGGGGTGAACTTCAACGCTTGGCTTCCGCGCTGGGAGCCGACCCCGAGATCCGTCTCGTTCTGGTCGCGGCAGGCGAACCTCTCCGAGTGGTGGCGAGCTCCCGCCCCGGTTGGATCGGATCCCGTGTCGATTCCCTGCCCACGGACTCCGCCACTCGGGAATCCATCCGCCGATGCCTGGCCAACCGATCTTCCGACCAGATCATCGACCATGTCGGAGGCGTTCACCTGACCAGCACTCGATTGACCTTCCATGCCTCCGGACCCCATGGCCCCGGCTACGTGTCGGGAATTCTTCTGATCCAATTGGACGCATCCTCGGTTCTGGACGCTTCCTGGAAAAGCTCGATCTGGATGGCCACTGGATCGGCACTCCTTCTGCTGCTTGTGCTGGTCGGCGTCTACTTCCTGCTTTCCGCACACGTATTGCAGCCCCTCTCCCGTCTGGTAGGCCTCATCCGCGGCGAACGAACCGACGATTCCTCGGTCGAACCTTCTTCGGAGCTGCGTAGCCTGGAAACGGCTTGGCGGGAATCGAAGGCATCTTCCGAAGCCGCTCTGCGCGACTTGGAAAACCAGAAAAGCGCGCTGGACCACCACGCCATCGTGAGCGTGACGGACACCCAGGGAAACATCCTGTACGTGAATGACAAATTCTGCGCAATCAGTGGTTACACCCGCGAGGAACTCCTGGGCAAGTCGCACAACATCGTCAACTCGGGAACCCACACGAAATCGTTTTTCGCGGAGTTCTGGAAAACCATCCAGTCGGGTCGCGTATGGACGGGCCAGCTCTGCAACCGAGCCAAGGATGGCGCACTGTACTGGGTCTGGGCCACGGTCGTCCCTCTTCTCGATCTGGAGGGGAAACCCGAAAAATTCATCGCGATCCGCACCGACATCACCGACCAGATCGCCAAGGAGGAGCGCCTCCAGGAACTCAACCGAAGCTTGGAATCGCAGAAAAAGCTCGCCCTGGAATTGGCCAGCAAAGCGGAAGCCGCCAGCATCGCCAAGGGAGAATTCCTGGCCAACATGAGCCACGAGATCCGCACGCCCATGAACGGGGTGATCGGGATGACCAACCTCCTCTTGCGGGAAGATCTGACCCCCCGTCAAATCGACCGGGCAAAAATTGTCCTAGAGAGCGCCCAGACGCTCCTCGCGCTCATCAACGACATCCTGGATTTCTCCAAGATCGAAGCGGGAAAGCTCGAGCTGGTGGAGGAAGACTTCCAACTCCCCGAACTGCTCCGATCGCTCGGATCGTTCTTCGCACCGAAGATGAAGGAGAAGGAAATCTCCTTCCGCCACCAATTGCCCGGCAATGTACCGCACCATCTTCGCGCGGATGCCGGAAGACTGCGCCAGATCCTCATGAACCTGGTGGGGAACGCCCTCAAGTTCACCGATCGAGGGGAAATATCCGTTCGGATCGAAGCCCTCGAGGAGAACGACCAGGGTGTCTTGTTGCAATTTTCTGTCACGGATACGGGAATCGGGATCGAGCCGTCCAGACTGGAACTGCTGTTTTCCAGCTTCAGCCAGGTCGACACCTCCATCACCCGCAAGTATGGCGGCACAGGGCTGGGCTTGGCCATCACCAAGCAATTGGCCCAACTCATGGGGGGGAACGTCGGGGTCATCAGCACGCCTGGCAAGGGCTCCACCTTCTGGTTCACCGCCCGGTTCCGCCTCGCGAATCCTGTCGAAGCGGCGGCGTCCAATCAAGCTTCCGAGGTTCCGGGACCCGTTTTCGCGGGTTTGCCGAAGGCGCGGATTTTGGTGGCCGACGACAACGAAGTGAATCGGATGGTTTGCGCGGGAATCCTGGAACTTTCCGGATGGGAATCCGAATCCGTCGAAAATGGCGAAGAAGCCTTGGAAGCCTTGCGCAAACGCCCGTTCGACTTGGTGCTGCTGGACATGCAGATGCCTATCCTGGATGGATTGGCAACCGCTCGTAGGATCCGCGCACCGAATTCCGATGTTTTGGACCCGACCATCCCGATCCTTGCGCTGACCGCCAATGCCATGGCACGCGACGCACAGGCTTGCCTGGATGCCGGAATGAACGGGGTGGTCACCAAACCGATCGACGCCAAGCTCCTGATCTCGACCATCCGCTCGCTCCTGTTGCCCGGTCCGGACGAGGCCTCGACACATCCACCCTCAGCCGATGGAAGCCGCCTTACAGGGCCTTGA
- the ahpC gene encoding peroxiredoxin — MTIINSQAPSFKAEVYHNDAFRTVTEKDIAGKWTIFFFYPADFTFVCPTELGDLADKYEELQKMGVEVYSVSTDTHFVHKAWHDASDTIKKIKYPMLADPTGSLTRAFGVHIEEAGLAYRGTFLISPEGKIKLAEIQDNGIGRNAEELVRKVQAAQFVASHPGEVCPAKWKPGAATLKPGLNLVGKI, encoded by the coding sequence ATGACCATCATCAACAGCCAAGCCCCCAGCTTCAAGGCCGAGGTCTACCACAACGACGCCTTCCGCACCGTCACGGAAAAGGACATCGCCGGCAAGTGGACCATCTTCTTCTTCTACCCCGCCGACTTCACCTTCGTCTGCCCCACCGAACTGGGCGACCTGGCCGACAAGTACGAAGAACTCCAGAAAATGGGAGTGGAAGTCTACTCCGTGAGCACCGACACCCACTTCGTGCACAAGGCCTGGCACGACGCATCCGACACCATCAAGAAGATCAAGTACCCGATGCTGGCCGATCCCACCGGATCCTTGACCCGCGCCTTCGGTGTGCACATCGAAGAAGCCGGCCTGGCCTACCGCGGCACCTTCCTGATCAGCCCCGAAGGCAAGATCAAGCTCGCCGAAATCCAGGACAACGGCATCGGCCGCAACGCCGAAGAACTGGTCCGCAAGGTGCAGGCCGCGCAGTTCGTCGCCAGCCATCCTGGCGAAGTGTGCCCCGCCAAGTGGAAGCCGGGCGCGGCCACCCTGAAGCCCGGCCTCAACCTCGTCGGCAAAATCTGA
- the ybaK gene encoding Cys-tRNA(Pro) deacylase — MGIPFSLREYEVDPEDLSAETVAAKVGYPPEQVYKTLVVHGDRHGHAVAVVPGNWELDPKAMAKATGDRKVEMIALKDVQPLTGYVRGGVTALGLKKAFPVWVDETFELWDKVCVSAGMRGLQIEIAPADYLRATGARIAEIARPKG, encoded by the coding sequence ATGGGAATCCCTTTTTCGCTTCGCGAATACGAGGTGGATCCGGAAGACCTCTCCGCCGAGACCGTGGCCGCGAAGGTGGGATATCCACCCGAACAGGTCTACAAGACCCTAGTGGTCCATGGCGATCGTCACGGCCACGCGGTGGCGGTGGTGCCGGGAAACTGGGAGCTGGACCCCAAGGCCATGGCCAAAGCCACGGGCGATCGCAAGGTGGAAATGATCGCCCTGAAGGACGTGCAACCGTTGACAGGATATGTCCGCGGTGGGGTCACGGCACTGGGCCTGAAAAAAGCCTTCCCGGTGTGGGTGGACGAGACCTTCGAGCTGTGGGACAAAGTTTGCGTTTCCGCCGGCATGAGGGGCTTGCAGATCGAGATCGCACCTGCGGACTACTTGCGCGCCACGGGAGCGCGCATCGCGGAAATTGCCCGCCCGAAGGGCTGA
- a CDS encoding alpha/beta fold hydrolase yields the protein MSPHNNFIAASRPHPVAVQSDRDSSTPARPNLQGIQPGSTWGLQSAPTTIDEHRSRLSWFGSAQERIAYLDLGPRDGEPIVLLHGMPTSSWLYRNIAPVLAREGLRVVVPDMLGFGASAKPSDPSAYAFSSQADRLLALMTHLGIPRWTQVVHDLGGPWTWEIADRSPQVLRGLVIMNTTAYVDGFRPPAMMRIARGPMGPVMAFLMRNSLTGPSQVRSLLRQMTRCREPLTPEVVEGHWRPLSEGTTHAFLAFARAFPWWYQQFERYQAALKRLSIPAATIWGRHDKVLDAAKISDQFAHDLGIPPSRRFQLDAGHFLQEDRPREVAEILTSFARSI from the coding sequence ATGTCGCCGCACAACAACTTCATCGCCGCCAGCCGACCCCACCCCGTCGCGGTCCAGTCCGATCGCGACAGCTCCACCCCTGCCCGCCCGAACCTTCAGGGGATCCAGCCCGGATCCACTTGGGGCCTGCAAAGCGCACCCACCACGATCGACGAACACCGCTCGCGTCTTTCCTGGTTCGGCTCCGCCCAGGAACGCATCGCCTATCTCGATCTGGGGCCCCGCGACGGAGAGCCGATCGTGCTCCTGCACGGGATGCCCACTTCCTCCTGGCTGTATCGGAACATCGCGCCTGTCCTCGCCCGGGAAGGCCTGCGCGTGGTGGTCCCCGACATGCTCGGATTCGGAGCCAGCGCCAAGCCGAGCGACCCATCGGCCTACGCGTTCTCCTCGCAAGCCGATCGCCTCCTGGCCCTGATGACCCATCTGGGCATCCCCCGTTGGACCCAGGTCGTGCACGATCTGGGCGGCCCTTGGACCTGGGAGATCGCCGACCGTTCCCCCCAGGTCCTGCGCGGTCTGGTGATCATGAACACGACCGCCTACGTGGACGGATTCCGTCCCCCCGCCATGATGAGGATCGCCCGTGGGCCGATGGGGCCCGTGATGGCCTTCCTGATGCGAAACAGCCTCACCGGCCCTTCCCAAGTGCGCTCCCTGCTGCGCCAGATGACCCGCTGCCGGGAGCCCCTCACCCCCGAGGTGGTGGAAGGACATTGGAGACCCTTGTCAGAAGGAACCACCCACGCCTTCCTCGCCTTCGCTCGCGCCTTCCCCTGGTGGTACCAGCAATTCGAGCGCTACCAGGCCGCCTTGAAGCGGCTCTCCATTCCGGCCGCGACAATCTGGGGTCGCCACGACAAGGTGCTCGATGCCGCGAAGATCTCCGACCAGTTCGCGCACGACCTGGGAATTCCCCCATCCAGGCGTTTCCAGCTGGATGCCGGACACTTCCTGCAGGAAGATCGCCCCAGGGAAGTCGCGGAGATTTTGACATCTTTCGCGCGAAGCATTTGA
- a CDS encoding RNA polymerase sigma factor: protein MDDDTRLIARSLEGDRKALEALLERHRTFIYNVALKFFNNIEEAQDATQEVLLKTLSRLSTYDESKAAFRTWLYRITFHHFLNAKQNAYEKNITGFPVFYDLIESVPSQDLDEHEEKALALDVQESLVSCTAGMIMCLDREQRLVYIVGDVFEIGHVLAAEALEITPDNFRQRLSRARRDLHEWMHRRCGLVNLDNPCRCPKKTKGFIAKGWVNPDNRKWHSGKYSKIHGVVQSRMEEVLLARDRLYNQIYKEHPYKEPAVGADALMAGILDDPTFRGLFDLTKS from the coding sequence ATGGACGACGACACGCGTTTGATCGCCCGGTCCCTGGAAGGGGACCGAAAGGCCCTGGAGGCTCTGCTGGAACGGCACAGGACCTTCATCTACAACGTGGCCTTGAAGTTCTTCAACAACATCGAGGAGGCCCAGGACGCCACGCAGGAAGTCCTGCTGAAGACCCTTTCCCGGCTGTCGACCTACGACGAATCGAAAGCGGCCTTCCGCACCTGGCTCTACCGGATCACTTTCCACCATTTCCTCAACGCCAAGCAAAACGCCTACGAAAAGAACATCACCGGGTTTCCGGTTTTCTACGACCTCATCGAGAGCGTCCCTTCGCAGGACCTGGATGAACACGAGGAGAAGGCCTTGGCCCTCGATGTCCAGGAATCGTTGGTTTCCTGCACCGCCGGGATGATCATGTGCCTGGATCGAGAGCAGAGGTTGGTCTACATCGTGGGGGATGTGTTCGAGATCGGTCATGTCCTGGCGGCCGAGGCTCTGGAAATCACACCAGACAATTTCCGTCAAAGGCTGTCCAGAGCACGCCGGGATCTCCACGAATGGATGCACCGAAGGTGCGGCTTGGTGAACCTGGACAATCCTTGTCGATGCCCTAAGAAGACCAAGGGATTCATCGCCAAAGGCTGGGTGAATCCCGACAACCGCAAGTGGCACTCCGGAAAGTACAGCAAGATCCACGGCGTCGTGCAATCGCGCATGGAGGAAGTCCTGCTGGCCAGGGACCGCCTCTACAACCAGATCTACAAGGAGCACCCCTACAAGGAGCCTGCTGTCGGCGCCGACGCGTTGATGGCAGGGATCCTGGACGACCCCACCTTCCGCGGACTCTTTGACCTGACGAAATCCTGA
- a CDS encoding TIGR02147 family protein: MHIGDMREAGSGKPIFWYMDYRLWLRDWLARARIARPLVVSSRWMAMQLNMDQTLVSKILVGERHLSHSRIQAMCDLVGLSGDEAEYFRQMVHYAKSKDHKEAQVCFQKMVALRGVCPSPLESHQSRYWERWETIALRELVACGNFRDEWERMGELLRPKVSAKRVRESMSLLAELGLAAKDPAGIWRQCEPFVRDGQSVDPSVLRHFHRQSLLLSADAIEAVPGRQRDISAVTVSVPLDGYPALVEAVREFRTKLLSLVSGMREPEIVCHVGIQVVPRSFPANPEEGR; encoded by the coding sequence ATGCACATTGGAGATATGCGGGAAGCAGGCTCGGGAAAGCCCATTTTTTGGTACATGGATTACCGCCTCTGGTTGCGGGATTGGCTGGCGCGGGCGCGCATCGCTCGCCCACTCGTGGTGTCGTCCCGGTGGATGGCCATGCAATTGAACATGGACCAGACCCTCGTTTCCAAGATTCTCGTGGGCGAACGGCACCTTTCCCATTCCCGGATCCAAGCCATGTGCGATCTGGTGGGACTTTCCGGCGACGAGGCGGAATACTTCCGACAGATGGTCCACTACGCGAAATCGAAGGATCACAAGGAAGCCCAGGTCTGCTTCCAGAAAATGGTCGCCTTGCGGGGCGTCTGCCCCTCTCCGCTGGAATCTCATCAATCGCGGTACTGGGAGCGCTGGGAGACCATCGCCTTGCGAGAACTCGTCGCATGCGGAAACTTCCGAGACGAATGGGAGCGAATGGGCGAACTGCTGCGACCCAAGGTTTCGGCCAAGCGCGTGCGGGAATCGATGTCGCTTCTGGCGGAGCTCGGTTTGGCCGCCAAGGACCCCGCGGGGATCTGGCGCCAGTGCGAACCGTTCGTCCGGGATGGACAATCGGTGGATCCTTCCGTACTCCGTCATTTCCACCGGCAATCCCTGCTTTTGTCCGCCGACGCGATCGAGGCCGTCCCGGGTCGCCAGCGGGACATCTCGGCGGTGACGGTTTCCGTCCCCCTGGATGGCTACCCCGCCCTGGTGGAGGCGGTTCGCGAATTCCGAACCAAGCTCCTGTCTCTCGTTTCCGGAATGAGAGAACCTGAAATCGTGTGTCATGTCGGCATCCAAGTGGTCCCTAGATCGTTCCCCGCCAATCCAGAGGAAGGGCGATGA
- the ettA gene encoding energy-dependent translational throttle protein EttA translates to MAADKTPEKFVFYMHRMSKEYTSNKTVLRDISLSFYYGAKIGIIGSNGSGKSTLLRIMAGIDKNYTGEAWIEPGRTAGYLPQEPVLEADLTVKENIMKAVAKGQAIMDRYNEISMAFAEPMDDDKMNKLLEEQARLQDVIDAQDLWSLDRHVEIAMDALRCPPGDWPVTNLSGGEKRRVALCRLLLEQPDLLLLDEPTNHLDAESVAWLERHLKEYKGSVILVTHDRYFLDNVTGWILELDHGKGIPWQGNYAEWLDQKLDKMKNEEKGETDRQKRLAREQEWVKASPKARQAKSKARLKAYDELLAQEKKDTMKSAQIQIANGKRLGDVVIDANGIGKSYGEKCLYENLSFQLPRSGIVGVIGPNGAGKTTLFRMILGQETPDAGSFKMGETVEIISMEQGRESLDDSKSVFEAITGGNEEIKVGDRKMNARAYCGLFNFMGPDQQKLLSQLSGGMRNRVLMAKNLQHAGNLLLLDEPTNDLDIETLQALEQAILGFAGCAVVISHDRWFLDRIATHILAFEGDSKVVWFEGNWTDYEADYRKRAGIDADNPKPIKYKTLKR, encoded by the coding sequence ATGGCCGCCGACAAGACTCCCGAAAAGTTCGTGTTCTACATGCACCGCATGAGCAAGGAGTACACCTCCAACAAGACGGTGCTGCGCGACATTTCGCTTTCGTTCTACTACGGCGCGAAGATCGGGATCATCGGCTCCAACGGCTCGGGCAAGTCCACCCTGCTGCGCATCATGGCGGGCATCGACAAGAACTATACCGGAGAGGCTTGGATCGAGCCGGGTCGCACGGCGGGGTATCTCCCGCAGGAGCCGGTGTTGGAGGCGGACCTCACGGTCAAGGAAAACATCATGAAGGCCGTGGCCAAAGGCCAAGCCATCATGGACCGGTACAACGAGATCTCCATGGCTTTCGCAGAGCCCATGGACGACGACAAGATGAACAAGCTCCTGGAAGAACAGGCCCGCTTGCAGGACGTGATCGACGCCCAGGACCTGTGGAGCCTGGATCGCCACGTGGAAATCGCCATGGACGCGCTGCGGTGCCCGCCCGGCGATTGGCCCGTCACCAATTTGTCCGGTGGCGAAAAACGTCGCGTGGCCCTCTGCCGTCTGCTTTTGGAGCAGCCGGACCTGTTGTTGCTGGACGAACCCACCAACCACCTGGATGCGGAATCTGTCGCCTGGCTGGAGCGCCACCTCAAGGAGTACAAGGGCTCCGTGATCCTGGTCACCCACGATCGCTACTTCCTGGACAACGTGACCGGATGGATCCTGGAACTGGACCACGGCAAGGGCATCCCCTGGCAGGGCAACTACGCCGAGTGGCTGGACCAGAAGCTCGACAAGATGAAGAACGAGGAGAAGGGCGAGACCGATCGCCAGAAACGCTTGGCTCGCGAACAGGAGTGGGTCAAGGCCTCCCCCAAGGCCCGCCAGGCCAAGAGCAAGGCGCGTCTGAAGGCCTACGACGAACTGTTGGCCCAGGAAAAGAAAGACACGATGAAGTCGGCCCAGATCCAGATCGCCAACGGCAAGCGACTGGGCGACGTGGTGATCGACGCCAACGGGATCGGCAAATCCTACGGAGAGAAGTGCCTGTACGAGAACCTCTCCTTCCAGCTGCCTCGGTCGGGAATTGTCGGGGTCATCGGGCCCAACGGCGCGGGCAAGACCACCTTGTTCCGCATGATCCTGGGCCAGGAGACACCGGACGCGGGAAGCTTCAAGATGGGCGAGACGGTGGAGATCATCTCCATGGAGCAGGGACGCGAATCGCTGGACGATTCCAAGTCCGTGTTCGAAGCCATCACGGGTGGCAACGAAGAGATCAAGGTGGGTGATCGCAAGATGAACGCGCGCGCCTACTGCGGACTGTTCAACTTCATGGGGCCCGACCAGCAAAAACTCCTGAGCCAGCTGTCCGGCGGCATGCGAAATCGCGTGCTGATGGCCAAAAACCTCCAGCACGCGGGCAATCTCCTGCTTCTGGACGAACCCACCAACGACCTGGACATCGAGACGCTCCAGGCCTTGGAACAGGCCATCCTGGGCTTCGCCGGCTGCGCGGTGGTGATCTCCCACGACCGTTGGTTCCTGGACCGCATCGCCACCCACATCCTGGCCTTCGAGGGTGATTCCAAGGTGGTTTGGTTCGAGGGCAACTGGACAGATTATGAAGCCGATTACCGAAAGCGTGCCGGAATCGACGCAGACAACCCAAAGCCCATCAAGTACAAGACACTGAAGCGCTGA
- a CDS encoding 2-hydroxyacid dehydrogenase — MKIAMFSAKPWVHQAFEPLSSSFQAEITWLDPRLEPATASLAAGHEAVCAFVNDQMDAAVIQRLKEIGVRLIALRCAGFNNVDLKAASGAGMGVVRVPAYSPYSVAEHALGMMMCLNRRFHRSWARVLEGNFALDGLLGFDMHGKTVGVVGTGKIGQILCKILAGFGCRILAYDTVPNEALAASGVQYVDLATLYGLSDIISLHCPLTPQTRHMIDGKALEGMKKGVMIINTSRGPLIDTGAVIGALKSGKIGFLGLDVYEEEQGLFFEDLSEQVIQDDVFVRLQTFPNVLITAHQAFFTKEAVENIAQTTLENIREFLLTGVCKNSVAL, encoded by the coding sequence ATGAAGATCGCCATGTTCAGCGCGAAGCCATGGGTCCACCAGGCCTTCGAGCCTTTGTCTTCCTCGTTCCAAGCTGAAATCACCTGGCTGGATCCGCGACTGGAGCCGGCCACGGCGTCCCTAGCTGCCGGGCACGAGGCCGTATGTGCCTTCGTCAACGACCAGATGGACGCTGCGGTGATCCAACGATTGAAGGAAATCGGAGTGCGCCTCATCGCGCTTCGCTGCGCGGGTTTCAACAACGTGGATCTCAAGGCGGCATCGGGCGCGGGAATGGGTGTGGTGCGCGTGCCCGCCTATTCGCCGTATTCCGTCGCCGAACACGCCTTGGGCATGATGATGTGCTTGAATCGACGTTTTCACCGATCTTGGGCGCGGGTGCTGGAAGGAAACTTCGCCCTGGATGGCCTGTTGGGTTTCGACATGCACGGGAAGACCGTGGGAGTGGTGGGCACCGGAAAGATTGGACAGATTCTGTGCAAGATTCTGGCTGGGTTCGGATGCCGGATCCTGGCCTACGACACGGTTCCCAACGAAGCTCTGGCGGCCTCCGGGGTGCAGTATGTGGACCTTGCGACCCTCTACGGGCTGAGCGACATCATCAGCCTGCATTGTCCGCTCACTCCGCAGACCCGCCACATGATCGATGGGAAGGCGCTCGAGGGAATGAAGAAGGGGGTGATGATCATCAATACCAGCCGGGGTCCTCTGATCGACACGGGTGCGGTGATCGGTGCGCTCAAGTCCGGGAAGATCGGCTTTTTGGGATTGGACGTGTACGAGGAGGAACAGGGGCTGTTCTTCGAGGATCTGTCGGAACAAGTGATCCAAGACGACGTGTTCGTGCGCTTGCAGACCTTCCCCAACGTCCTGATCACCGCCCACCAGGCGTTCTTCACGAAGGAGGCGGTGGAAAACATCGCCCAGACCACCCTGGAAAATATCCGGGAATTCCTGTTGACGGGAGTCTGCAAGAACAGCGTCGCCCTTTGA
- a CDS encoding VOC family protein → MAKVSTYLNFKNQTEEAFRYYAKVFGTELGHLSRFKDIPAGPDSPPIPPGVGDLVMHADVAILAGHVLMGTDAPEAMGFQVVQGNNVYIMLEPDTREQTLALFTALSEGGKVEQPLQDTFWGAYYGSAKDKFGVQWMFNCMAKG, encoded by the coding sequence ATGGCCAAAGTCAGCACCTATCTGAATTTCAAGAACCAGACGGAAGAAGCCTTCCGCTACTACGCAAAGGTCTTCGGGACCGAGCTGGGCCACCTCAGCCGCTTCAAGGACATTCCGGCAGGTCCGGATTCGCCGCCCATTCCTCCTGGGGTGGGCGATCTCGTGATGCACGCCGACGTCGCGATCCTGGCTGGGCATGTGTTGATGGGAACGGATGCGCCCGAGGCGATGGGATTCCAGGTGGTCCAGGGCAACAACGTCTACATCATGCTGGAACCGGACACGCGCGAACAGACCTTGGCGTTGTTCACCGCCCTCTCCGAAGGCGGCAAGGTGGAGCAACCCCTGCAGGACACGTTCTGGGGCGCCTACTACGGCAGCGCCAAGGACAAGTTCGGGGTCCAGTGGATGTTCAACTGCATGGCCAAGGGCTGA
- a CDS encoding DoxX family protein → MTATPNASFLRFLPAIGRWLLGLPLVVFGAMGLFHPMAPPPDLAPQAKAFSLALAQTGYMMPMIGVVLLVGGFLLVINRFVPVALLLLAPFFVNSVLFHVVLEHTGIAPAAVFSALLLSLAWAYRGVFAGVLQAKNVPGPR, encoded by the coding sequence ATGACCGCCACACCCAACGCCTCTTTCCTTCGCTTTCTTCCCGCCATCGGCCGATGGCTCCTGGGCTTGCCCCTGGTCGTGTTCGGGGCGATGGGCTTGTTCCATCCCATGGCACCACCGCCGGATCTGGCGCCCCAGGCCAAGGCATTCAGTCTGGCGCTCGCCCAGACCGGCTACATGATGCCCATGATCGGAGTCGTGCTCCTGGTGGGAGGATTCCTCCTGGTGATCAACCGCTTCGTGCCGGTCGCGCTTCTCCTGTTGGCGCCGTTTTTTGTCAACAGCGTCCTCTTCCACGTCGTGCTTGAGCACACCGGTATCGCGCCGGCCGCGGTGTTCAGCGCTTTGTTGCTTTCCCTGGCATGGGCCTACCGAGGCGTATTCGCCGGCGTTCTGCAAGCCAAGAACGTTCCTGGACCTCGCTGA